In Neomonachus schauinslandi chromosome 6, ASM220157v2, whole genome shotgun sequence, a genomic segment contains:
- the ARHGAP19 gene encoding rho GTPase-activating protein 19: MPHQKLSALIDAICNFVICNDSSLRGQPIIFNPDFFVEKLRHEKPEVFTELVVSNITRLIDLPGTELAQLMGEVDLKLPGGAGPASGFFRSLMSLKRKEKGVVFGSPLTEEGIAQIYQLIEYLHKNLRVEGLFRVPGNSVRQQILRDALNNGTDIDLESGEFHSNDVATLLKMFLGELPEPLLTHKHFHAHLKIADLMQFDDKGNKTNVPDKERQIEALQLLFLILPPPNRNLLKLLLDLLYQTAKKQDKNKMSAYNLALMFAPHVLWPKNVTANDLQENITKLNNGMAFMIKHSQKLFKAPVYIRECARLHYLDSRTQASKDDLDLIASCPTKSFQRAKSQKRHWVDSCSHQEETQQRTEEALRELFQHVHNMPESAKKKQLIRQFNKQSVTQTPGRESSPRVQKRARSRSFSGLIKQKVLGNQMMSEKKNKYPTPESVAIGELKRASKENMNLLFSGSPAVTMTPTRLKWSEGKKEGKKGFL, encoded by the exons ATGCCTCATCAGAAGCTTTCAGCACTTat tgatgcCATCTGTAATTTTGTTATCTGCAATGACTCTTCCCTTCGAGGGCAGCCCATTATCTTCAATCCTGACTTTTTTGTGGAAAAACTCCGACATGAGAAACCTGAGGTGTTCACCGAGTTGGTGGTCAGCAATATCACAAGGCTCATTGACTTACCTGGAACTGAGTTGGCTCAGCTGATGGGGGAAGTGGACCTTAAATTGCCTGGTGGGGCTGGCCCGGCGTCGGGATTCTTCCGGTCTCTAATGTCACTCAAGCGAAAGG aaaaaggaGTGGTATTTGGATCCCCATTGACGGAGGAAGGCATTGCCCAGATATACCAACTGATTGAGTATCTACACAAAA ACTTGAGAGTAGAGGGTTTGTTTAGAGTACCAGGGAATAGTGTCCGGCAGCAGATTTTAAGAGATGCTCTCAATAATGGAACTGATATTGACTTGGAATCGGGGGAGTTTCATTCAAATGACGTTGCTACCTTGCTGAAGATGTTTCTGGGAGAGTTACCTGAGCCCCTGCTGACTCATAAACATTTCCATGCACACCTCAAAATTGCTG ATTTGATGCAGTTTGATGATAAAGGAAACAAGACCAACGTTCCAGATAAGGAGCGGCAGATTGAGGCTCTCCAGTTGCTCTTCCTCATTCTCCCTCCACCCAATCGTAACTTGCTGAAGTTATTGCTTGATCTCCTGTACCAGACAGcaaagaaacaagacaagaataaGATGTCTGCCTATAACCTTGCCCTTATGTTTGCACCCCATGTCCTGTGGCCGAAAAAT GTCACTGCAAATGACCTTCAAGAGAATATCACAAAGTTAAACAAtgggatggcttttatgattaaACACTCCCAGAAACTTTTTAAG GCTCCTGTTTATATTCGGGAATGTGCCAGATTGCACTATTTGGACTCCAGAACTCAAGCATCAAAG gATGACCTTGATCTGATAGCTTCATGTCCTACTAAGTCCTTCCAACGGGCAAAATCTCAGAAACGGCACTGGGTAGATTCCTGCTCTCACCAGGAGGAGACCCAGCAGCGTACGGAAGAGGCACTGAGAGAGTTGTTCCAACATGTTCACAATATGCCAGAGTCAGCGAAGAAGAAACAACTTATTAGACAG TTTAATAAGCAATCTGTGACCCAAACGCCAGGGCGAGAATCTTCTCCTCGGGTACAGAAAAGAGCCCGTTCACGTTCCTTCAGTGGCCTTATTAAG CAGAAGGTCCTGGGAAATCAGATGatgtcagaaaagaaaaacaaataccctaCTCCGGAATCTGTAGCCATTGGTGAATTGAAGAGAGCCAGCAAAGAAAATATGAACTTA TTATTTTCTGGCTCTCCAGCTGTCACGATGACACCAACAAGATTGAAATGGTctgaggggaagaaagaggggaaaaaag